One Chryseobacterium wanjuense genomic region harbors:
- a CDS encoding DUF4276 family protein has protein sequence MSNKQLFIGLISEGSTDTRFLFSVVDRTIKQLVYDFGSNVEIYIEELKKDSGKKFIKQIIDANLAYQKENFINILLVHCDADNKDDSKVLKEKYIPLIENIKSNKDIICKEIIPVIPIYMIESWMLADIDLFLDEISTHKTKSELGINGNPESFTNPKNKIKEALQIINQEKPKKRRKDLQISDLYQIIGQKIEIEKLIELNSFKNFYNQISDSLAKLKFIYK, from the coding sequence ATGAGTAATAAACAACTATTTATAGGATTAATTTCCGAAGGTTCTACTGATACTAGATTTCTGTTTTCGGTCGTAGATAGAACTATCAAGCAACTAGTTTATGATTTTGGAAGTAATGTTGAAATATATATAGAAGAATTAAAAAAAGATTCTGGCAAGAAGTTCATAAAACAAATTATTGATGCCAATTTAGCTTATCAAAAAGAAAACTTCATTAATATTCTTTTAGTTCATTGCGATGCAGACAATAAAGATGATTCTAAAGTTCTGAAAGAAAAATATATTCCTTTAATAGAAAACATTAAATCGAATAAAGATATAATTTGTAAAGAAATTATACCTGTTATTCCTATTTATATGATTGAATCATGGATGCTAGCGGACATTGATTTATTCTTAGATGAAATTTCCACTCATAAAACGAAATCTGAACTTGGAATCAATGGTAATCCTGAATCGTTTACAAATCCGAAAAACAAAATAAAAGAAGCATTACAAATTATTAACCAAGAAAAACCTAAAAAAAGGAGAAAAGATTTACAAATAAGTGATTTGTATCAAATTATTGGTCAAAAAATTGAAATTGAAAAACTTATAGAATTAAATTCTTTCAAGAATTTCTATAATCAAATTTCTGATTCGTTGGCAAAATTAAAATTTATATATAAATAA
- the tpiA gene encoding triose-phosphate isomerase: MRRKIVAGNWKMNKNVIDAQQLMVQLLSYKNNNTTNCEVWIAPPSLYLMMAKDIFEKDEIGVFSQDMSEHESGAYTGEISADMLESIDATGSLIGHSERRQYHGETDSHCNRKVKLALDKGLIPVYCNGETLEQRKAGQHFEVVKNQTEVALFTLSAEEIKKVVIAYEPVWAIGTGETATPEQAQEIHAHIRNIIASKYGKEVADEVSILYGGSVKPDNAKEIFSQPDIDGGLIGGAALKLEDFSKIIEAFN; the protein is encoded by the coding sequence ATGAGAAGAAAAATAGTTGCAGGAAACTGGAAAATGAACAAAAATGTAATTGATGCTCAACAATTAATGGTTCAATTACTAAGCTATAAAAACAATAATACCACCAACTGTGAAGTTTGGATTGCCCCTCCATCTTTGTATTTAATGATGGCTAAAGATATCTTTGAAAAAGATGAAATCGGAGTATTTTCTCAGGATATGAGCGAGCACGAAAGCGGAGCTTATACCGGTGAAATTTCTGCAGATATGCTGGAATCCATCGACGCTACAGGTTCTTTGATCGGCCACTCTGAAAGAAGACAATACCACGGCGAAACAGATTCTCACTGCAACAGAAAAGTAAAATTGGCTTTGGATAAAGGCTTAATTCCCGTATACTGCAACGGTGAAACACTGGAACAAAGAAAAGCAGGACAGCATTTTGAAGTGGTAAAAAACCAAACTGAAGTCGCACTTTTCACTCTTTCTGCAGAAGAAATAAAAAAAGTGGTGATTGCTTACGAACCGGTTTGGGCCATCGGAACTGGTGAAACGGCAACTCCTGAACAGGCTCAGGAAATCCATGCTCACATCAGAAATATCATTGCTTCAAAATACGGAAAAGAAGTTGCTGACGAAGTTTCTATCCTTTACGGAGGTTCTGTAAAACCGGATAATGCAAAAGAAATTTTCTCTCAACCAGATATCGATGGAGGATTGATTGGTGGAGCGGCTTTGAAATTAGAGGATTTCTCTAAAATTATTGAGGCTTTTAATTAA
- a CDS encoding esterase-like activity of phytase family protein, with amino-acid sequence MKKFLLPLFALTVLACNDDDNVNNQDINYSKLPQEFPFSTLTTLNGINVINGGFGSGATAHPTQKGEFYAITDRGPNVAYSNGIKILVPNFTPTIMHFKINADGNIEVIKYIKLKNPSGQPITGLPNPVGMGSTGEIAYAADGSVLGTDNYGLDSESIVAAADGTFWVSDEYGPHIVHYSADGIELERISPYGVNTGTRKLPAVFAKRRPNRGMEGMCMTPDGKMLVGTMQSTMYVPTKALATNTTLTRIVTFDLVSGQTKQYLYKQDGGASDSVCDITPISNTEFLVIERDGKFGSEGGLKKVYRINLSGASDVSGSDFTAVDGMKINNKTLEQSTWDEINAAGLKPVTKTLAVDLVSKIGYEHDKFEGIVYLGNNKLAVFNDDDFGVADDGNGNPKTKILPKTGKQDKGTMYIVDIQ; translated from the coding sequence ATGAAAAAATTCTTATTACCTTTATTTGCCCTTACTGTATTGGCTTGTAATGATGATGACAATGTAAACAATCAGGATATCAATTATTCCAAACTTCCTCAGGAATTCCCTTTTTCTACATTAACGACTTTAAACGGGATTAACGTAATCAACGGAGGTTTCGGGTCAGGCGCAACAGCACATCCGACTCAAAAAGGAGAGTTCTACGCCATTACCGATCGTGGCCCGAACGTGGCGTATTCAAACGGAATTAAAATCCTGGTTCCAAATTTTACACCGACAATTATGCATTTTAAGATAAATGCAGACGGAAATATTGAGGTAATAAAGTATATCAAACTTAAAAATCCTTCCGGACAGCCTATCACAGGTCTTCCGAATCCCGTAGGAATGGGAAGCACGGGAGAAATTGCCTATGCAGCAGACGGAAGTGTGTTGGGAACGGATAATTACGGCTTAGACAGCGAAAGTATTGTTGCTGCAGCAGACGGAACTTTTTGGGTTTCTGATGAATATGGACCGCACATTGTTCATTACAGCGCAGATGGAATAGAGTTGGAAAGAATCAGCCCGTACGGAGTAAATACCGGAACGAGAAAACTTCCTGCCGTTTTTGCCAAAAGAAGACCTAACCGAGGAATGGAAGGCATGTGCATGACACCAGACGGAAAAATGCTGGTAGGGACGATGCAATCGACGATGTATGTTCCAACAAAGGCTTTGGCAACGAATACGACGTTAACTAGGATTGTCACTTTTGATCTGGTAAGCGGACAGACAAAGCAATACTTATACAAACAGGACGGCGGCGCTTCGGATTCGGTTTGTGACATCACGCCAATCAGCAATACGGAATTTTTAGTTATCGAAAGAGACGGAAAATTTGGCTCAGAAGGCGGACTTAAAAAAGTCTACAGGATCAATCTTTCAGGAGCTTCTGATGTAAGTGGGTCAGATTTTACAGCCGTTGACGGAATGAAAATCAATAATAAAACCCTTGAACAAAGTACTTGGGATGAAATAAATGCAGCAGGATTAAAACCTGTGACAAAAACTTTAGCGGTTGATCTGGTTTCAAAAATAGGCTACGAACACGATAAATTCGAAGGAATTGTGTATTTAGGAAATAACAAACTGGCAGTTTTCAATGACGATGACTTCGGTGTTGCAGACGACGGAAACGGAAATCCGAAAACGAAAATTCTTCCTAAAACAGGGAAACAGGACAAAGGAACAATGTATATAGTCGATATTCAATAA
- the clpP gene encoding ATP-dependent Clp endopeptidase proteolytic subunit ClpP, whose protein sequence is MDIKKEFRDFSVKHLGNNGLVTDQYMGMYGPTNLTPYIMEERRLNVAQMDVFSRLMMDRIIFLGTGIDDQVANIVTAQLLFLESADPSKDIQIYINSPGGSVYAGLGIYDTMQIIKPDVATICTGMAASMGAVLLVAGEKGKRSALKHSRVMIHQPSGGAQGVASDMEINLREMLKLKQELYEIIAHHSGQAYDWVEKSSDRDYWMTSEEAKGYGMVDEVLQRSAEKK, encoded by the coding sequence ATGGACATTAAAAAAGAATTCAGAGATTTCTCTGTAAAACATTTAGGAAATAACGGTCTGGTTACCGATCAGTATATGGGAATGTATGGTCCAACGAATCTTACGCCGTACATCATGGAAGAGAGAAGATTAAACGTTGCTCAGATGGACGTTTTCTCCCGTTTGATGATGGACAGGATCATTTTCTTAGGTACCGGGATCGACGATCAGGTTGCCAATATCGTTACGGCGCAGCTTTTATTCTTAGAAAGCGCAGACCCTTCAAAAGATATTCAGATCTATATCAATTCTCCTGGTGGTAGTGTTTATGCGGGATTGGGAATTTATGATACGATGCAGATCATCAAGCCCGATGTAGCGACTATCTGTACAGGTATGGCTGCTTCTATGGGAGCTGTATTGTTGGTAGCCGGAGAAAAAGGAAAACGTTCTGCCCTGAAACACTCAAGAGTAATGATTCACCAGCCTTCAGGAGGTGCTCAAGGAGTGGCTTCAGATATGGAAATCAACTTGAGAGAGATGTTGAAACTAAAGCAGGAGCTTTATGAGATCATCGCTCATCATTCAGGACAAGCGTATGACTGGGTTGAAAAATCCTCAGACAGAGATTACTGGATGACTTCTGAAGAAGCAAAAGGCTACGGAATGGTAGACGAAGTTTTACAGAGATCTGCAGAGAAAAAATAA
- the dnaG gene encoding DNA primase, translating to MISKQTIDKIFSTIRVEEIVGEYVQLKRAGSNYKGLSPFHDEKTPSFVVSASKQIWKDFSTGKGGTAISFLMEIENFTYPEALRHAAKKYGIEIEEDQKDFSEEAKQAHTERDLLYKIHEVANNYFQEILWDSEEGKSIGLAYFKERELKDDIIRKFQLGYSPEKKNAFTEYALEKGYAKEILEKSGLSIFPENTPAGVDRFRERVIFPIHSFSGRVLGFGARILKNNVKTAKYLNSPETEIYHKSNVLYGLNQSKQAISRKNVCLLVEGYMDVISLHMSGIENVVASSGTSLTTEQIKLIKRLTENVTILFDGDNAGIKASFRSIDMLLTEGMNIRVLLFPDGDDPDSFARKHPQEYVEKFIENEAMDFIDFKAEILLKEVGNDPIKKAEAIRDIVKSVSFVQNALKREVYLKQVSNKFGLSEQSLFNELDVQKQITQNQTQKAQARTEAQPAKLEIVHESKEEVDPIIFNVTKLENDLINHMLNYGDVVLQRTTPDEKKYDITVIEEILHHFEEDDYEFQVELNKKIVEYIKEGIEKEELRKGNFFFGLMDEELSKAAVNSMNIYSELNNWETRNIFSPNYGDRIPEQVAGDILIHKFRYVNFLILKSKRELAECADSDEEKYFDLLKKIQMLTVVSIELTKILNYSAITGIYTDR from the coding sequence ATGATTTCCAAACAGACCATAGATAAAATATTCTCCACAATCCGCGTAGAAGAGATTGTGGGAGAATATGTGCAGTTGAAGAGGGCAGGGTCTAATTATAAAGGACTCAGTCCGTTTCATGATGAAAAGACACCAAGTTTTGTGGTTTCGGCGAGCAAGCAGATTTGGAAGGATTTCTCGACCGGGAAGGGTGGAACAGCCATTTCATTCTTAATGGAAATCGAAAATTTCACTTATCCGGAAGCACTTCGCCATGCCGCCAAAAAATACGGAATTGAGATTGAAGAAGATCAGAAAGACTTTTCCGAAGAAGCAAAGCAGGCGCATACGGAAAGGGATCTTTTATATAAAATTCACGAAGTTGCCAATAATTATTTTCAGGAAATACTTTGGGATTCCGAAGAAGGAAAATCGATCGGTCTCGCTTATTTCAAAGAGCGTGAGCTGAAGGATGATATCATCAGAAAATTTCAGCTTGGATATTCTCCGGAGAAGAAAAATGCTTTCACGGAATATGCGCTTGAAAAAGGCTATGCAAAAGAAATTCTCGAAAAATCCGGACTTTCTATTTTCCCTGAAAATACACCAGCCGGAGTCGACCGTTTTCGGGAGAGGGTCATTTTCCCGATCCATAGTTTTTCGGGGAGGGTGCTTGGTTTTGGAGCGAGAATTCTTAAAAATAATGTCAAAACGGCAAAATATCTCAATTCGCCCGAGACGGAAATTTATCACAAATCCAATGTTCTTTACGGATTAAATCAAAGTAAACAGGCTATTTCGCGAAAAAATGTCTGTCTTTTGGTGGAAGGATATATGGATGTGATTTCCCTTCATATGTCGGGAATTGAAAATGTTGTGGCAAGTTCCGGAACTTCTTTAACGACGGAACAAATTAAATTAATCAAAAGACTTACGGAAAACGTTACCATCCTTTTCGATGGCGATAATGCCGGTATCAAAGCCAGCTTCCGAAGTATTGATATGCTGCTGACGGAAGGAATGAACATCCGTGTTCTTCTGTTTCCGGACGGTGATGACCCGGATTCTTTTGCAAGAAAACATCCGCAGGAATATGTCGAAAAATTCATCGAAAATGAAGCGATGGATTTTATTGATTTTAAAGCTGAAATCCTTTTAAAAGAAGTCGGAAACGACCCGATAAAAAAAGCTGAAGCCATCCGCGATATCGTAAAATCGGTTTCTTTTGTTCAGAATGCCTTAAAAAGAGAGGTTTATCTGAAACAGGTTTCCAATAAATTCGGATTGTCGGAGCAGAGTTTGTTTAATGAGCTGGATGTTCAGAAGCAGATTACCCAGAACCAGACGCAGAAAGCTCAGGCAAGAACGGAAGCTCAGCCGGCAAAACTTGAGATTGTTCATGAAAGTAAAGAGGAAGTTGATCCTATCATTTTTAATGTAACCAAACTTGAAAATGACCTGATCAATCATATGCTGAACTATGGCGACGTGGTTCTGCAACGGACAACTCCCGATGAAAAAAAATATGACATTACGGTAATTGAGGAAATTTTACATCATTTTGAGGAAGACGATTATGAATTTCAAGTTGAATTAAATAAGAAAATCGTAGAGTACATCAAGGAAGGAATCGAAAAAGAAGAACTGCGAAAAGGGAATTTCTTTTTTGGATTGATGGATGAGGAACTGAGCAAAGCCGCCGTCAATTCAATGAATATTTACAGTGAGCTCAACAATTGGGAGACCAGAAATATTTTTTCACCGAATTACGGAGACCGAATTCCCGAGCAGGTTGCCGGTGATATCCTGATTCATAAATTCAGATATGTTAATTTTCTTATTTTAAAAAGCAAAAGAGAGCTTGCGGAATGTGCAGATTCGGACGAAGAAAAATATTTTGACTTATTAAAGAAAATTCAGATGCTTACCGTGGTTTCCATAGAATTAACAAAAATCTTGAATTATTCTGCAATAACGGGCATTTATACTGACAGATAA